In Nonomuraea sp. NBC_00507, the following are encoded in one genomic region:
- a CDS encoding alpha/beta fold hydrolase, producing MTDPTSGSLRVNGATLHYEVRGEGPLLLLIPGGAGDAASFDGVAGDLAAEYTVVTYDPRGMSRSPLDDPEAEQRVEKHADDAFRILELLSPDEPARVFGASSGAIISLHLLTAHPERVGRVVAHEPPVVEVLPDAAEHRALIARVRETFRTDGLMPAMAVFMAGLRKGGDTTEPPAEIKLPPQAAARAERTMANMPYFVGRIVPSFMSYAPDLDRLAALSDRLVLACGEDSRGELPYRPAAFLAERYGVELVHFPGGHTGLTTHPAEFGELLRKVFRS from the coding sequence ATGACCGACCCGACCAGCGGCAGCCTGCGCGTGAACGGCGCGACCCTGCACTACGAGGTGCGCGGCGAGGGCCCGCTCCTGCTTCTGATTCCCGGCGGGGCGGGCGATGCGGCCTCCTTCGACGGCGTCGCCGGCGACCTGGCCGCCGAGTACACAGTCGTGACCTACGACCCGCGTGGCATGTCCCGCAGCCCGCTGGACGATCCCGAGGCCGAGCAGCGGGTCGAGAAGCACGCCGACGACGCGTTCCGGATATTGGAGCTGCTGTCGCCCGACGAGCCCGCCCGCGTTTTCGGTGCCAGCTCGGGCGCGATCATCTCTCTGCACCTGCTCACCGCCCATCCCGAGCGCGTCGGACGCGTCGTGGCGCACGAGCCGCCGGTGGTGGAGGTGCTGCCGGATGCCGCCGAACATCGCGCGCTCATCGCGCGGGTGCGGGAGACATTCCGGACCGATGGGCTCATGCCGGCGATGGCCGTGTTCATGGCAGGTCTGAGGAAGGGCGGCGACACCACCGAACCCCCGGCCGAGATCAAGCTTCCGCCCCAGGCGGCGGCGAGGGCGGAGCGGACGATGGCCAACATGCCGTACTTCGTCGGGCGCATCGTGCCGAGCTTCATGTCGTATGCCCCGGACCTCGACCGGCTGGCGGCGCTGTCGGACCGGCTCGTGCTCGCGTGCGGCGAGGACTCGCGCGGCGAGCTCCCCTACCGCCCGGCCGCTTTCCTGGCCGAGCGTTACGGCGTGGAGCTCGTGCACTTCCCGGGCGGGCACACCGGCCTGACCACGCACCCCGCCGAGTTCGGCGAGCTCCTTCGCAAGGTCTTCCGCTCCTAG
- a CDS encoding SPFH domain-containing protein, translating into MANTSGGAALEAAVVDMPAPRTSEHPVRAANGFVMLGVATALELAGIALLVVGIVMLASGAGQGGMWVVIVSILMILLGFFMYFGLTAVAPGEARVVQLLGRYVGTLRTPGFQWVNPITVRRRVSTRIRNHETDVTKVNDADGNPIQIATVVVWQVQDTAQAVFEVDDFVEFVAIQAETAVRHIAGSYPYDAHGDPRLSLRDNADEINERLSAELAARVASAGVKVIESRIIHLAYAPEIAHAMLRRQQAGAVVAARQRIVDGAVGMVEMALAKLAEHNVVELDEERKAAMVSNLLVVLVGDRDTQPVVNTGTLYQ; encoded by the coding sequence ATGGCGAACACATCGGGCGGGGCTGCACTTGAGGCCGCCGTCGTGGACATGCCCGCACCGCGCACGAGCGAGCACCCGGTGCGGGCGGCCAACGGGTTCGTGATGCTGGGGGTGGCGACGGCGCTGGAGCTGGCCGGGATCGCGCTGCTCGTCGTGGGAATCGTCATGCTCGCCTCGGGGGCCGGGCAGGGCGGCATGTGGGTGGTCATCGTGAGCATCCTGATGATCCTGCTCGGGTTCTTCATGTACTTCGGCCTCACCGCGGTGGCGCCGGGCGAGGCCAGGGTGGTGCAGCTGCTCGGCCGGTACGTCGGCACCCTGCGCACCCCCGGCTTCCAGTGGGTCAACCCGATCACGGTGCGCCGGCGGGTGTCCACGAGGATCCGCAACCACGAGACGGACGTGACGAAGGTCAACGACGCGGACGGCAACCCGATTCAGATCGCGACCGTGGTGGTCTGGCAGGTGCAGGACACCGCACAGGCGGTCTTCGAGGTGGACGACTTCGTGGAGTTCGTGGCCATCCAGGCGGAGACGGCCGTGCGGCACATCGCGGGCAGCTATCCGTACGACGCGCACGGCGACCCCAGGCTGTCCCTGCGGGACAACGCCGACGAGATCAACGAGCGGCTGTCCGCGGAGCTCGCGGCCAGGGTGGCCTCCGCCGGGGTGAAGGTCATCGAGTCCCGCATCATCCACCTGGCGTACGCGCCCGAGATCGCCCACGCCATGCTGCGCCGCCAGCAGGCGGGCGCAGTGGTGGCGGCCCGGCAGCGGATCGTCGACGGGGCGGTCGGCATGGTGGAGATGGCCCTGGCCAAGCTCGCCGAGCACAACGTGGTCGAGCTGGACGAGGAGCGCAAGGCGGCCATGGTGAGCAACCTGCTCGTGGTGCTGGTCGGTGACCGCGACACCCAGCCCGTGGTCAACACGGGCACGCTCTACCAGTAA
- a CDS encoding GPP34 family phosphoprotein, with protein METQVKQGESLTRSAFLLAFDLRKEKLTQRGELGYLLRAATLAELLLAGNLADESGKARALTAPAAEPGSLRAVVWEQISNSPPRSWRRWVQKDNGKAVRVVSDELAAARIIRVERRRILLFPVQRITLRKAYLSRRLAERVGRAIRGGQPVGHLDEDVRVLAALATAARLKTVVPSWWETRLRRDRIQQLSAPVEPIATALRKSIEAARAASEAG; from the coding sequence ATGGAGACGCAAGTGAAGCAGGGTGAGTCACTGACCCGATCGGCCTTCTTATTGGCCTTTGACCTGCGGAAGGAGAAGCTGACCCAGCGGGGCGAGCTGGGCTACCTGCTGCGCGCGGCCACCCTCGCCGAGCTGCTGCTGGCGGGCAACCTGGCGGACGAGTCGGGCAAGGCGCGAGCTCTCACCGCCCCGGCCGCCGAGCCGGGTTCCCTGCGGGCCGTGGTCTGGGAGCAGATCTCGAACTCGCCGCCCCGCTCGTGGCGGCGGTGGGTGCAGAAGGACAACGGCAAGGCGGTCCGCGTGGTAAGCGACGAGCTGGCGGCCGCCCGGATCATCAGGGTGGAGCGGCGCCGGATCCTGCTGTTCCCGGTTCAGCGGATCACGCTGCGCAAGGCGTACCTGTCGCGCAGGCTGGCCGAGCGCGTGGGCCGGGCCATCCGTGGCGGCCAGCCGGTCGGGCACCTGGACGAGGACGTCCGCGTCCTGGCGGCGCTGGCCACGGCGGCCCGGCTCAAGACGGTGGTTCCCTCCTGGTGGGAGACGCGTCTGCGCCGGGACCGGATCCAGCAGTTGTCCGCGCCCGTCGAGCCGATCGCGACCGCATTGCGCAAGAGCATCGAGGCGGCCAGGGCGGCGAGCGAAGCCGGCTGA
- a CDS encoding aminoglycoside phosphotransferase family protein — protein sequence MTHTEIEITAELVRDLLRDQHPDLADLPVRLGARGWDNQLWRLGDDLAVRLPWATESADELLLKEHTWLPTLAPRLPLPVPFPQRLGEPSARFPRPWIVTTWVPGEPADRAPVTRGAEAADALAAFLTALHQPAPEQAPAGRDRGGPLADYSEGFVKGLASATEMGLIPDPDAVRAVWDDAVAAPDWTGPALWLHGDLHPANVLTTDGTICGVIDFGDLFAGDPAGDLAAAWSLLPDGAADRFYDAYQPAPDAATLRRARGWAVRRALGGIHIGEAGVRGRPGGKPTWGPPAHAALRRLIAPAPEQAQVPFPSPRQPR from the coding sequence ATGACGCACACCGAGATCGAGATCACCGCGGAGTTGGTGCGGGATCTGCTGCGTGACCAGCACCCCGACCTGGCCGATCTCCCTGTGAGGCTCGGCGCGCGGGGCTGGGACAACCAGCTGTGGCGGCTCGGCGACGACCTCGCCGTCCGGTTGCCCTGGGCGACGGAGTCCGCAGACGAGCTGCTGCTCAAGGAGCACACCTGGCTACCCACCCTCGCCCCGCGCCTTCCGCTGCCGGTTCCTTTCCCGCAACGCCTCGGCGAGCCCTCCGCGCGGTTTCCGCGACCCTGGATCGTCACCACCTGGGTGCCGGGCGAGCCCGCCGACCGCGCCCCCGTCACGCGCGGCGCCGAGGCGGCCGACGCCTTGGCCGCCTTCCTGACGGCACTGCACCAACCCGCCCCCGAACAGGCACCCGCCGGCCGGGACCGCGGAGGGCCGCTGGCCGATTACTCCGAGGGGTTCGTCAAGGGGCTCGCCTCGGCCACCGAGATGGGGTTGATCCCCGACCCGGACGCCGTCCGCGCGGTCTGGGACGACGCCGTCGCCGCGCCTGACTGGACAGGCCCGGCGCTATGGCTCCACGGTGACCTGCATCCGGCCAACGTCCTCACCACGGACGGCACCATCTGCGGCGTGATCGACTTCGGCGACCTCTTCGCGGGCGATCCGGCCGGCGACCTCGCCGCCGCTTGGAGCCTGCTGCCGGACGGCGCCGCCGACCGCTTTTATGACGCCTATCAGCCGGCCCCGGACGCCGCGACCCTGCGCCGCGCCCGCGGATGGGCGGTACGCCGCGCCCTCGGCGGCATCCATATCGGAGAAGCCGGCGTTCGCGGCCGCCCAGGCGGCAAGCCCACCTGGGGCCCACCCGCCCACGCCGCACTGCGACGCCTCATCGCCCCCGCGCCCGAGCAGGCCCAGGTCCCGTTCCCCAGTCCGCGACAACCGCGATGA
- a CDS encoding zinc-dependent alcohol dehydrogenase, with protein sequence MTYDSVRELVFLRSGRLAWRERPAPRLAEPGDAIARPFLAGRCDGDTLPIHRPVSRALQAGMALGLVDPIVGTICGKIPFQGPFPIGHECVAEVVAVGSGVRQIRTGQTVVVPWAVSCGTCPRCLTGLTSKCATTTRASLAAYGFGPASGPWGGMVTDQIRVPHADHMLVPVPDGVLPLRVAAASDNLADAWRTVVPPLTRREGATVLILGGGAKSIGLYAAGLAAAHGAATVDYLDDDPGRRQIAESLGAQARRLTTTTTIGGGYDIVVEATSRAPGLRRALSATAPGGVCTAVGYYLATGTRIPLMHMYATDITLRVGVSHARATLPDLLEFVHRTGFPAERVTTLLADWDDAPSAYTAKTTKVVLQRDRLTEQE encoded by the coding sequence ATGACGTACGACAGCGTGCGTGAGCTCGTCTTCCTGCGCAGCGGTCGCCTCGCCTGGCGCGAACGTCCGGCACCCCGCCTGGCCGAGCCCGGCGACGCCATCGCCCGCCCGTTCCTCGCCGGCCGCTGCGACGGCGACACCCTCCCGATCCACCGGCCGGTCTCACGAGCGCTCCAAGCCGGGATGGCGCTCGGCCTCGTCGACCCGATCGTCGGCACCATCTGCGGGAAGATCCCCTTCCAGGGGCCTTTCCCGATCGGCCACGAATGCGTCGCCGAAGTCGTCGCCGTCGGCTCCGGCGTGCGACAGATCCGGACCGGGCAGACCGTCGTCGTCCCTTGGGCGGTCTCCTGCGGCACCTGCCCCCGCTGCCTGACCGGCCTCACCTCCAAATGCGCCACCACCACCCGCGCCAGCCTCGCCGCCTACGGCTTCGGTCCCGCCAGCGGCCCGTGGGGCGGCATGGTCACCGACCAGATCCGCGTCCCCCACGCCGACCACATGCTCGTCCCCGTCCCCGACGGCGTTCTGCCGCTGCGCGTCGCCGCGGCCAGCGACAACCTCGCCGACGCCTGGCGAACCGTCGTCCCCCCGCTCACCCGCCGCGAAGGCGCAACGGTGCTCATCCTCGGCGGCGGCGCCAAGAGCATCGGCCTGTACGCCGCCGGCCTGGCCGCGGCCCACGGCGCCGCAACCGTCGACTACCTCGACGACGACCCCGGGCGACGCCAGATCGCCGAATCCCTCGGCGCCCAAGCCCGGCGGCTCACCACCACCACCACCATCGGCGGCGGCTACGACATCGTCGTCGAAGCCACCTCACGCGCGCCAGGCCTGCGCCGAGCGCTCAGCGCAACGGCTCCCGGCGGCGTGTGCACCGCGGTCGGCTACTACCTCGCCACCGGCACCCGCATCCCGCTCATGCACATGTACGCCACCGACATCACCCTCCGGGTAGGCGTCTCCCACGCCCGCGCCACTCTCCCCGACCTCCTGGAGTTCGTCCACCGCACCGGCTTTCCCGCCGAACGCGTCACCACCCTGCTCGCAGACTGGGACGACGCCCCCAGCGCCTACACCGCCAAGACGACCAAAGTGGTCCTCCAACGGGACCGGCTCACCGAGCAGGAGTAG
- a CDS encoding MDR family MFS transporter, whose amino-acid sequence MSGLVIAMLLAMLDNMIVAPALPTIVGELGGLNHLAWVTTGYVLASTVATPIWGKLGDLYGRRITFVTAVALFLVGSVLCGMSQDMAQLIGFRALQGLGAGGLMVGVLSIIGEMIPPRDRSKYQGVMMAAMPVAMIGGPLVGGFITDNLSWRWAFYVNLPLGVITLVLCWITLAKLPKGTGKAVIDWWGTALLTVWITALVLITSWGGTQYDWSSPQILGLAALAVAGFVAFVIVQRRTAEPIMPLRVFKSRNFSLAGAVAFISGFAMFGAIGFLPQFQQFVQGASATNSGLLLMPMMIAAMIVSLAGGALIGRTGHYKSWPIIGTILVTAGLALFATMDLGTTTTMTALYMVVLGAGMGALMQTSTLIAQNSLDLRDMGAGTGVSTFLRSMGSSLGVSLLGAVYTSQLADSLAGAGPAAQSVAASAASMTPQALRALPEAARHLFQQAVTDGITALFTWGAAVTAVGIVVAFFIRQVPLRSAAPPAASPDAEPVGAGR is encoded by the coding sequence ATGAGCGGTCTGGTCATCGCCATGCTGCTGGCGATGCTCGACAACATGATCGTCGCTCCGGCGCTGCCGACCATCGTCGGCGAGCTGGGCGGCCTGAACCACCTGGCCTGGGTGACCACCGGCTATGTCCTGGCCTCCACCGTGGCCACGCCGATCTGGGGCAAGCTCGGCGACCTGTACGGCCGGCGCATCACCTTCGTCACCGCCGTGGCGCTCTTCCTGGTCGGCTCGGTCCTGTGCGGGATGTCGCAGGACATGGCGCAGCTGATCGGCTTCCGCGCCCTGCAAGGCCTCGGAGCGGGCGGCCTGATGGTCGGCGTCCTGTCGATCATCGGGGAGATGATCCCGCCGCGGGATCGCAGCAAATACCAGGGCGTGATGATGGCCGCCATGCCGGTGGCGATGATCGGCGGCCCGCTCGTCGGCGGCTTCATCACCGACAACCTCAGCTGGCGCTGGGCCTTCTACGTCAACCTGCCGCTCGGCGTCATCACCCTAGTCCTGTGCTGGATCACCCTGGCCAAGCTGCCCAAGGGCACCGGCAAGGCCGTGATCGACTGGTGGGGCACCGCGCTGCTGACGGTGTGGATCACCGCGCTGGTGCTCATCACCAGCTGGGGCGGCACCCAGTACGACTGGAGCTCGCCGCAGATCCTCGGCCTGGCGGCGCTGGCAGTGGCCGGGTTCGTCGCCTTCGTGATCGTCCAGCGGCGGACAGCCGAGCCCATCATGCCGCTGCGAGTCTTCAAGAGCCGCAACTTCTCCCTGGCCGGGGCCGTAGCCTTCATCTCGGGTTTCGCCATGTTCGGCGCCATCGGCTTCCTGCCGCAGTTCCAGCAGTTCGTCCAGGGCGCCTCGGCCACCAACAGCGGCCTGCTGCTCATGCCGATGATGATCGCCGCGATGATCGTCAGCCTGGCCGGCGGCGCGCTGATCGGCCGGACGGGGCACTACAAATCGTGGCCCATCATCGGCACCATCCTCGTCACCGCCGGCCTGGCGCTGTTCGCCACCATGGACCTCGGCACCACCACCACGATGACGGCCCTGTACATGGTGGTCCTGGGCGCCGGCATGGGCGCGCTGATGCAGACGAGCACCCTCATCGCCCAAAACAGCCTCGACCTGCGCGACATGGGCGCGGGCACCGGGGTGTCGACCTTCCTGCGCAGCATGGGCAGCTCACTCGGCGTCTCCCTGCTCGGCGCCGTCTACACCAGCCAGCTGGCCGACTCCCTAGCCGGTGCCGGGCCGGCCGCGCAGAGCGTGGCCGCCTCCGCCGCCTCGATGACCCCGCAAGCGCTGCGTGCCCTGCCCGAAGCAGCGCGGCACCTGTTCCAGCAGGCCGTCACCGACGGCATCACCGCCCTGTTCACCTGGGGTGCAGCCGTGACCGCAGTCGGCATCGTCGTGGCCTTCTTCATCCGCCAGGTCCCGCTGCGCAGCGCCGCCCCACCAGCCGCCAGTCCCGATGCCGAGCCGGTCGGGGCCGGCAGGTGA
- a CDS encoding TetR/AcrR family transcriptional regulator produces the protein MTETEQGTAPRRKGSQTRADIQQAALTLFTERGYDATSMREIAEQIGITKAALYYHFDSKEAIVLSLFQENMRALDDLLDWAAGQPLTPELSAEFLGRWIVQGAREGLRTMRFVAANHAALRTVMPLRQGGPLDRVDRAARLLLGPDAPLDERLRIRMALLSVHNAVMASRGTEATDDDILAIAMHAATLLVGDLFPAPRFPVSE, from the coding sequence ATGACCGAGACGGAACAGGGGACGGCTCCGCGGCGCAAGGGCAGCCAGACGCGGGCCGACATCCAGCAGGCCGCGCTGACGCTGTTCACCGAGCGTGGCTACGACGCCACCTCGATGCGCGAGATCGCCGAGCAGATCGGCATCACCAAGGCAGCGCTCTACTACCATTTCGACAGCAAAGAGGCGATCGTCCTCAGCCTCTTCCAAGAGAACATGCGCGCGCTCGACGACCTGCTGGACTGGGCCGCAGGCCAGCCGCTGACTCCCGAGCTGTCCGCCGAGTTCCTGGGCCGCTGGATCGTCCAGGGCGCCCGGGAGGGACTGCGGACCATGCGGTTCGTCGCCGCCAACCATGCCGCGCTGCGCACGGTGATGCCGCTGCGGCAGGGCGGCCCGCTGGACCGGGTCGACAGGGCGGCACGGCTCCTCCTCGGCCCCGACGCGCCGCTGGATGAGCGCCTGCGCATCCGCATGGCCCTGCTCAGCGTGCACAACGCCGTGATGGCGTCCCGGGGCACCGAGGCCACGGACGACGACATCCTCGCCATCGCCATGCACGCGGCGACTTTGCTGGTCGGCGACCTGTTCCCGGCGCCGCGTTTCCCCGTTTCCGAGTAA
- a CDS encoding nucleoside deaminase yields the protein MTVDNLTSTDLTHLRRCIELATEALDAGDDPFGSVLTDADGAVLAEDRNREATTNDPTAHPEIALSRWAAANLTPRQRSTATVYTSGEHCPMCSAAHAWVGLGRIIYIHSAAQLAEWRTALGRPASPVRSLPITEIAPDIPVIGPVPPLDKEMRDLHTRAARRPD from the coding sequence ATGACCGTCGACAATCTCACATCCACTGACCTCACGCATCTACGCCGTTGCATCGAGCTCGCCACCGAAGCCCTCGATGCGGGCGACGACCCGTTCGGATCCGTTCTCACGGACGCCGATGGAGCCGTCTTGGCTGAGGACCGCAACCGCGAGGCCACCACCAATGACCCGACCGCCCACCCCGAGATCGCCCTATCCCGGTGGGCGGCAGCGAACCTCACGCCACGGCAGCGATCAACTGCCACGGTATACACGTCGGGCGAGCACTGCCCGATGTGCTCGGCGGCTCATGCCTGGGTCGGGCTGGGCCGGATCATCTACATCCACTCCGCCGCACAGCTCGCCGAGTGGCGCACAGCGCTCGGGCGCCCCGCCTCACCCGTGCGAAGCCTGCCGATCACTGAGATCGCACCCGACATCCCTGTCATAGGGCCGGTGCCACCCCTCGACAAGGAGATGCGGGACCTGCACACCCGGGCAGCCAGACGTCCCGACTGA
- a CDS encoding PhzF family phenazine biosynthesis protein, whose amino-acid sequence MTTWTPFFFIDVFAERPLTGNPLALVPDADGLTVDQMRAIAREFNQSETTFLLQPTQPAAAWRLRSFTPIGAEVDGAGHNALGAWLWLVDQGLTGDEPSRTLMQEIGGDVLPVEVVRQPGGGVRIVMEQSAPVFGPVVEDARRLAAALGLRPENLSPDQPAQVGSTGVAHLLVPLVDRPAVDGTAVEPRALAAILAEAGAEGCYVYTIAPGEPKADAYSRFFNPTVGIVEDPATGTAAGPLAALLTRTQRVDGGLVVIEQGHELGRPSRIQVEVNGDRVRISGSGIVTGRGELRLA is encoded by the coding sequence ATGACGACATGGACACCGTTCTTCTTCATTGATGTCTTCGCTGAGCGCCCGCTGACCGGTAACCCGCTGGCGCTGGTGCCGGACGCGGACGGATTGACCGTGGACCAGATGCGCGCCATCGCCCGCGAGTTCAACCAATCCGAGACCACCTTCCTGCTCCAGCCCACCCAACCGGCTGCCGCGTGGCGGCTGCGGTCGTTCACTCCCATCGGCGCCGAAGTCGACGGTGCCGGCCACAACGCACTCGGCGCCTGGCTGTGGCTCGTCGATCAGGGACTGACCGGAGATGAACCATCACGGACACTGATGCAGGAGATCGGCGGGGACGTACTGCCGGTGGAGGTCGTCCGCCAGCCCGGGGGAGGTGTCCGGATTGTGATGGAGCAGTCCGCACCCGTGTTCGGGCCCGTGGTCGAGGACGCACGTCGCCTCGCTGCCGCACTCGGACTCAGGCCCGAGAACCTTTCACCTGATCAGCCGGCGCAGGTCGGCTCCACGGGAGTGGCCCACTTGCTCGTCCCGCTGGTCGATCGCCCGGCTGTCGACGGCACCGCTGTCGAGCCTCGGGCCTTGGCTGCGATCCTGGCCGAGGCGGGCGCCGAAGGCTGCTACGTCTACACCATCGCACCCGGGGAGCCCAAGGCGGACGCCTACAGCCGGTTCTTCAATCCCACCGTGGGCATCGTCGAGGATCCGGCCACCGGCACGGCTGCGGGCCCGCTCGCCGCCCTGCTCACTCGGACACAGCGGGTCGATGGGGGTCTGGTCGTCATCGAGCAAGGCCATGAGCTCGGGCGGCCCAGCCGGATCCAGGTCGAGGTCAACGGCGACCGGGTACGGATCTCGGGGTCCGGGATCGTCACGGGTCGCGGAGAACTCAGGCTTGCATGA